A stretch of the Gymnogyps californianus isolate 813 chromosome 15, ASM1813914v2, whole genome shotgun sequence genome encodes the following:
- the ELFN1 gene encoding protein ELFN1, which translates to MAGHRWAATSALCVCVAAVSLLHAVGVRADCWLIEGDKGFVWLAICSQNQPPYESIPQQINSTIVDLRLNDNKIKSVQYASLSRFGNLTYLNLTKNEISYIEDGAFSGQFNLQVLQLGYNRLRNLTEGILRGLGKLEYLYLQANLIESVTPNAFWECPNIVNIDLSMNRIQRLDSNTFRGLNKLSVCELYSNPFYCSCELLGFLQWLEAFTNMTRTYDRMQCDSPPDYTGYYLLGQGRTGYRNALSMLSSLCTGGSYTVIPRFIPPRYQVTTVPSESPCSEEDCSSGDGTTPQFSLFTPIGETEVRPNIQVKHLNHNSAVLTVQIPYPFSKMYILSQFENGFSSMITKLRKKEENITVSNLVAQRDYTYCVVSVHQYSKYNHTCVTITPTRPNRKEPVPTPSTATHYIMTILGCLFGMVIVLGVVYYCLRKRRQQEEKHKKAAGSMKKTIIELKYGPEMETTSITQLSQGQMLGGETVTRIPYLPSAGEVEQYKLIDSSETPKATKGNYMEVRTGEQPERRDCELSLPPDTQSSVAEISTIAKEVDKVNQIINNCIDALKSESTSFQGVKSGAVSTVEPQLVLLSEQIPSKHGFLSPVYKESYNHPLQRHHSMEAAPKRSSTSSSGSIRSPRSYRSEGSGHKSEAKYIEKTSPTTDTILTVTPAAAILRAEAEKIRQYSEHRHSYPSSHQGEQHDSMAGRKPSILEPLTRPRPRDLAYSQLSPQYHNLSYTSSPEYTCKPSHSIWERFKLNRKRHKDEEEYMAAGHALRKKVQFAKDEDLHDILDYWKGVSAQQKS; encoded by the coding sequence ATGGCAGGTCACCGGTGGGCCGCGACGTCAGCCCTCTGCGTGTGCGTGGCAGCCGTCTCTCTCCTGCACGCCGTCGGGGTGCGGGCAGACTGCTGGCTCATCGAGGGGGACAAGGGCTTCGTCTGGTTGGCCATctgcagccaaaaccagccccCCTACGAGTCCATCCCCCAGCAAATCAACAGCACCATCGTGGACTTGCGGCTGAACGACAACAAGATCAAGAGCGTGCAGTATGCCTCGCTCAGCCGCTTCGGCAACCTGACATACCTCAACCTGACAAAGAACGAGATCTCCTACATCGAGGACGGTGCCTTTTCAGGACAGTTCAACCTccaggtgctgcagctgggtTACAACCGACTGAGGAACCTCACCGAGGGCATCCTCCGGGGCCTGGGGAAGCTGGAGTACCTCTATCTCCAGGCCAACCTCATCGAGTCCGTCACGCCCAATGCCTTCTGGGAGTGCCCCAACATAGTGAACATTGACCTGTCCATGAACAGGATCCAGAGACTCGACAGCAACACTTTTCGGGGCCTAAACAAGCTCTCTGTCTGTGAACTCTACAGTAACCCTTTCTACTGCTCCTGTGAGCTCCTCGGCTTCCTGCAATGGCTGGAGGCTTTCACCAACATGACACGCACGTATGACCGGATGCAGTGCGACTCCCCACCCGACTACACAGGCTACTACTTGTTAGGCCAAGGCCGGACTGGCTACCGCAATGCTCTGAGCATGCTCTCTTCCCTTTGCACCGGTGGCTCCTACACTGTGATCCCTCGTTTTATCCCTCCCAGGTACCAGGTGACCACGGTGCCCTCCGAAAGCCCCTGCTCTGAGGAGGATTGCTCCTCTGGTGACGGCACGACCCCACAGTTCTCCCTCTTCACACCCATCGGTGAAACGGAGGTGCGCCCCAACATCCAGGTGAAGCACCTCAACCACAACTCAGCCGTCCTCACCGTGCAGATCCCCTACCCCTTCAGCAAGATGTACATCCTCTCCCAGTTTGAAAACGGCTTCTCCTCCATGATCACCAAGCtcaggaagaaggaggagaacaTCACCGTGAGCAACCTAGTAGCACAAAGAGATTACACCTACTGTGTAGTCTCTGTCCACCAATACTCCAAGTACAACCACACCTGCGTCACTATCACACCCACCAGACCCAACCGCAAGGAGCCGGTGCCCACCCCTTCCACTGCCACTCATTATATCATGACAATCCTGGGCTGTCTCTTTGGCATGGTGATTGTCCTGGGCGTTGTGTATTACTGTCTCCGGAAGAGGCGccagcaggaggagaagcacAAAAAGGCTGCCGGCAGCATGAAGAAGACCATCATCGAGCTGAAATATGGGCCAGAAATGGAGACCACCAGCATCACCCAGCTGTCCCAGGGACAGATGCTGGGCGGGGAGACGGTGACCCGCATCCCCTACCTGCCTTCTGCTGGCGAGGTCGAGCAGTACAAGCTGATTGACAGCAGCGAGACCCCCAAGGCCACCAAGGGCAACTACATGGAGGTGAGGACAGGTGAGCAACCTGAGAGGCGAGACTGTGAGCTGTCCCTGCCGCCGGACACCCAGAGCTCTGTGGCTGAGATCTCCACCATTGCCAAGGAGGTGGACAAAGTGAACCAGATCATCAACAACTGCATCGATGCCTTGAAATCTGAGTCCACCTCCTTCCAAGGGGTGAAATCAGGGGCAGTCTCCACAGTGGAGCCTCAGCTGGTGCTGTTATCAGAGCAGATCCCCAGCAAGCATGGATTCCTCTCCCCTGTCTACAAGGAAAGCTACAACCACCCTCTCCAGCGACACCACAGCATGGAGGCGGCCCCCAAACGCTCCAGCACTTCTTCCAGTGGCTCCATACGGAGCCCCAGGTCCTACCGCTCTGAGGGATCGGGCCACAAATCAGAAGCCAAATACATCGAGAAGACGTCCCCCACCACCGACACCATCCTCACTGTGACACCGGCTGCGGCCATCCTGCGGGCAGAGGCGGAGAAGATCCGTCAGTACAGTGAACACCGGCACTCGTACCCCAGCTCGCACCAAGGGGAGCAGCACGACAGCATGGCGGGGCGAAAGCCCTCCATCCTGGAGCCTCTGACCCGTCCTCGCCCCAGAGACCTGGCCTATTCCCAGCTCTCGCCTCAATATCACAACCTGAGCTACACCTCCAGCCCAGAGTACACCTGCAAACCATCGCACAGCATCTGGGAGCGCTTCAAACTCAACCGCAAGCGGCACAAAGACGAGGAGGAGTATATGGCAGCCGGCCATGCCCTACGCAAAAAGGTCCAGTTTGCCAAAGATGAGGATCTTCATGACATCTTAGACTACTGGAAGGGCGTCTCTGCCCAGCAAAAGTCCTGA